Proteins encoded within one genomic window of uncultured Draconibacterium sp.:
- a CDS encoding type II toxin-antitoxin system HicA family toxin yields the protein MKSKEIIKFIEKDGWYLVRQKGSHMQFRHPEKPGLVTIPFHGVNKEVPKGLESSILKQAGLK from the coding sequence ATGAAATCGAAAGAGATCATTAAGTTCATTGAAAAGGATGGTTGGTACTTAGTTAGGCAAAAAGGAAGTCATATGCAATTCAGGCATCCTGAAAAGCCTGGACTAGTAACCATTCCGTTTCATGGAGTGAACAAAGAAGTCCCTAAAGGACTTGAAAGTTCAATTTTAAAGCAGGCAGGGCTCAAGTAG
- a CDS encoding phage tail tape measure protein, which yields MANEKAKATIYLDGKQAEAALDAIKKKAKELRQQMKAAQEAGDTVKYNKLKKELKGVEAATRSLRKETFDYEKVLRNLNGAAPNDLKKALRTLNVQLGKMKQTDPGFAAKAAQAKLLRAKLDEVNGSLKVQKSWLSRTADGFNRYFSVATAGLASLVGVQMTAQRAIDAQLERQDMRGKVKALTGLVDGELSWLEQRAVEFATTQDESGVRIQKSVDEIMEAYQLVGSAKPALLKNKEALAEVTKQVLILSEAGEGMPLADAIDATTKALNQYNAPAGEAARHTNALAGGAKLGAVQIPEVGMSIKEFGKNASDANVEVEKSVSLIEVLGEKGGIVGNRAGIQLRNFFTILSSGANETNPEIVGLDKALENLANKQLSSAEYTKIFGRENANTAKIIIQNREYINEMTEAIKAENFVIQQAIDNTSDDMAKRQQAKEAMHEYVVEIGEKLIPAQTYFLRTGKLTLKLLSSTIDLFKNHGRQIVVVAASIVSYTIAVKIMALWEARKNKEVGIGLALSKARVFWQKTERAGMLLLAAAQALFTGNVKRATAAMRIFNTTTKLSPIGLLVSLLATAATAYLLFRDKTKVAKKEQNEFNEVLKESNRLVGQTKTLEERAGIIKNLSKDQLETLKSDMQTQLRAEDDHHALLIQKLKKRLSEDEKLRELTEQRTQGGLSKIQKINLDSQILARKRYLSADLEADNKANQKRLKNLKGYLKNVDTELKKRGNGNGGKTDLDKANEALDIANKQRILKLKEQYGAEESMQKFLHARLLANEIVYLQAKEQLETDESKKLDLQTKIVDKQNEYNKAVREAIEPLKLKQKAVEEVNTKLLEEEKLLKRNAQATAKAAKDQEDLVETLQTQAMMYQDTIDVISQGMFDMMSGSEDAFKTFAKNILIFALEQLKVQTEIAIAGVTIQGLASLNPALMFAAAAKIALIEATFAAIEGLVNKAFTSNSNTKGYAIGGYTGDGGKYEPAGIVHKKEYVIPEEGVDNPLLRPFINMIEIARKSGSLRQLNIGPAIVSTRREFSSGGPTSEPSGLNPTQPYTYFIDVDKFDKAVTRLEKLKIPFSYDKFAKLEDEYKRQQKGSGM from the coding sequence ATGGCTAACGAAAAAGCAAAAGCAACCATTTACCTCGATGGCAAACAGGCCGAAGCCGCTCTCGATGCAATTAAGAAAAAAGCAAAGGAGCTTCGCCAGCAAATGAAGGCTGCCCAGGAAGCCGGCGACACTGTTAAATATAACAAGCTGAAAAAAGAGCTGAAAGGTGTTGAAGCTGCTACCCGGAGCCTCCGCAAAGAAACTTTCGATTACGAGAAAGTTCTTCGCAATCTGAACGGAGCTGCTCCCAACGACTTGAAAAAGGCACTTCGAACACTCAATGTTCAGCTTGGAAAAATGAAGCAAACGGATCCCGGTTTTGCTGCTAAGGCTGCACAGGCAAAATTATTGCGTGCCAAACTCGATGAAGTAAACGGTTCTCTTAAAGTTCAGAAATCGTGGCTGAGCCGTACTGCCGATGGTTTTAACCGTTATTTCTCCGTTGCCACTGCCGGCCTTGCTTCTTTGGTTGGTGTTCAAATGACTGCTCAACGTGCAATCGATGCCCAGTTGGAAAGGCAGGATATGCGCGGAAAAGTGAAAGCCTTAACCGGACTGGTTGATGGAGAATTATCCTGGTTAGAACAAAGGGCCGTTGAATTTGCTACTACCCAGGACGAATCTGGCGTAAGAATCCAGAAGTCGGTCGATGAGATTATGGAAGCTTATCAGTTGGTTGGTTCTGCAAAACCGGCTTTGCTGAAAAACAAAGAGGCCCTTGCCGAAGTTACTAAACAGGTTCTCATCTTATCCGAAGCCGGCGAAGGTATGCCGCTTGCCGATGCTATTGATGCCACAACAAAAGCGCTGAACCAATACAATGCCCCTGCCGGTGAAGCTGCCCGCCACACCAATGCTTTGGCCGGTGGTGCAAAATTGGGAGCTGTGCAAATTCCTGAGGTGGGAATGTCGATTAAAGAATTCGGGAAAAATGCTTCCGATGCCAATGTCGAGGTCGAAAAGAGTGTTTCGCTTATTGAAGTGTTGGGAGAAAAAGGCGGGATAGTCGGCAACCGTGCAGGTATCCAGTTGCGTAACTTTTTTACCATCCTGTCGTCCGGGGCCAACGAAACCAATCCCGAAATAGTGGGATTAGACAAAGCTTTGGAAAACCTTGCCAACAAACAATTATCATCAGCCGAATACACTAAAATATTTGGCCGCGAAAATGCCAATACTGCTAAGATTATAATCCAGAACCGGGAGTACATTAATGAAATGACGGAAGCTATTAAAGCTGAAAATTTCGTTATACAGCAGGCCATCGATAATACTTCTGATGATATGGCCAAACGCCAACAGGCAAAAGAGGCCATGCACGAATATGTAGTTGAAATTGGCGAAAAATTAATCCCTGCACAAACCTACTTCCTACGTACCGGAAAACTCACCTTAAAGCTTCTTTCCAGTACAATCGACCTGTTTAAAAACCACGGCAGGCAGATTGTTGTTGTCGCTGCTTCAATTGTGTCATATACCATTGCCGTAAAAATCATGGCATTATGGGAAGCCAGGAAAAACAAAGAGGTGGGAATCGGTCTGGCCTTGTCTAAGGCTCGCGTGTTCTGGCAAAAAACGGAACGGGCAGGAATGCTGTTACTGGCGGCTGCACAAGCATTGTTTACTGGTAATGTGAAACGGGCAACTGCTGCCATGCGGATTTTCAATACCACTACTAAACTAAGTCCAATCGGTTTGTTGGTTTCACTCTTGGCTACTGCTGCCACGGCTTATCTGCTTTTCAGGGATAAAACTAAAGTTGCAAAAAAGGAGCAAAATGAGTTCAATGAAGTTTTGAAAGAAAGTAACCGGTTAGTAGGGCAAACAAAAACGTTAGAAGAGCGTGCTGGCATTATTAAAAATCTTTCAAAAGATCAGCTGGAAACTCTGAAGTCTGACATGCAGACTCAGCTAAGAGCAGAAGACGATCATCATGCTTTGTTAATTCAGAAATTGAAAAAACGTTTATCTGAAGATGAAAAATTACGGGAACTTACTGAGCAACGGACACAGGGAGGTTTGTCGAAAATACAGAAGATAAATCTTGACTCTCAGATTTTAGCAAGGAAACGATACTTGTCTGCGGATCTCGAGGCAGACAATAAGGCTAACCAAAAACGGCTTAAAAATCTTAAAGGCTACCTTAAGAATGTTGATACTGAATTGAAAAAAAGAGGGAATGGTAATGGAGGTAAAACCGACCTCGATAAAGCCAACGAAGCCCTTGATATTGCCAACAAACAGCGTATTCTTAAACTAAAAGAACAATATGGTGCTGAAGAATCAATGCAAAAATTTCTTCATGCCCGTTTATTGGCCAACGAAATTGTTTATCTGCAGGCAAAGGAACAGCTTGAAACTGATGAATCAAAAAAACTTGATTTACAAACAAAAATTGTCGATAAACAAAACGAATACAATAAAGCTGTTCGCGAAGCTATTGAACCGCTTAAGCTAAAACAAAAAGCGGTTGAGGAGGTTAATACAAAATTGCTTGAAGAAGAAAAGCTGCTTAAACGTAACGCCCAGGCTACTGCAAAAGCTGCAAAGGACCAGGAAGATCTTGTAGAGACTTTACAGACCCAGGCAATGATGTACCAGGATACTATCGATGTCATTTCACAGGGAATGTTCGATATGATGTCAGGAAGTGAAGATGCCTTTAAAACATTTGCTAAAAACATCTTAATATTTGCCCTCGAACAATTAAAGGTACAAACTGAAATTGCTATTGCAGGCGTAACTATTCAGGGACTTGCATCATTAAATCCTGCCTTGATGTTTGCCGCCGCTGCCAAAATTGCACTCATTGAAGCCACTTTTGCCGCTATTGAAGGATTGGTAAACAAAGCTTTTACTTCAAATAGTAATACTAAAGGTTACGCAATCGGTGGTTACACGGGCGATGGAGGCAAATACGAACCTGCCGGCATTGTCCACAAAAAAGAATATGTAATTCCGGAAGAAGGAGTGGACAATCCTCTGCTCAGGCCATTCATAAACATGATCGAAATTGCACGTAAAAGCGGATCATTGCGTCAGTTAAATATTGGCCCGGCAATAGTTTCAACCCGTCGCGAATTTTCTTCCGGTGGCCCAACTTCCGAACCTTCAGGCTTAAACCCTACACAACCCTATACATATTTTATCGACGTTGACAAATTCGACAAAGCAGTTACCCGGTTAGAGAAGCTTAAAATTCCATTCTCCTACGACAAATTCGCGAAACTGGAAGATGAATACAAACGCCAGCAAAAGGGTTCGGGCATGTAG
- a CDS encoding type II toxin-antitoxin system HicB family antitoxin encodes MVVQVLVRPNKDGWWAEVVDLPGCYSQGDTLEELKENLNEAIDLHIEGLIEIGEAQDVDDRFITEELEYDIKVIVDELFNDLPVPVTEVAKRAGINRSLLAQYKAGRPMSEDQARKIFTVIKQVGEELSALPL; translated from the coding sequence ATGGTAGTTCAAGTGTTGGTAAGGCCCAATAAAGATGGCTGGTGGGCAGAAGTAGTAGATCTTCCCGGATGTTATTCGCAAGGCGATACATTGGAAGAACTGAAAGAGAACCTTAATGAGGCCATTGATTTACACATTGAAGGTTTAATTGAAATTGGAGAGGCGCAAGACGTTGACGATCGTTTTATTACCGAAGAATTAGAGTATGATATTAAAGTAATTGTCGACGAATTGTTTAACGACCTTCCGGTACCGGTTACTGAAGTGGCCAAACGTGCCGGTATTAACCGTTCGCTTTTGGCACAATACAAGGCAGGTAGGCCAATGAGCGAAGATCAGGCCCGTAAAATTTTTACGGTAATAAAACAGGTTGGTGAAGAATTATCTGCTTTGCCATTGTAA